The genomic interval cacagttggctagggaatttgatatgaaggacttgggaccagcaaacaagattctagggatgcaagttcaccgagacagaagtaacagaaagatttggctttcccagaaaaattatttgaagaaagtcttgcaacgcttcaacatgcaagatagtaagccaatttcAACCCCTCTTCCTgctaacttcaagttatcctccgagatgtgtcctagcagtgaagcagagaggatggagatgtctcgagtaccgtatgcatcagcagtgggaagtttgatgttcgctatgatctgtacaagaccggacattgctcaagcagtgggagcagttagtcggtatatggcgaatcctggacgagagcattggagcactgttaagaggatccttcgatacattaagggtacctcgaatgctacattatgttatggaggatcagattttacactcaggggctatgtcgattcagattatgcaggtgatcctgataagaggaaatctactactggttatgtgtttacgcttgcaggaggagcagtaagctgggtttcaaaactgcagacagttgtggcgttatctacaacagaggcagaatacatggcagctactcaagcttgcaaggaggcaatatggactaaaaggttattggaggagatcgggcacaaacaagaaattgtttctttgttttgtgacagtcagagtgccttgcacatcgcaaggaatccagcctttcattccaggactaAACATATTGGAGTCCAATTTCACTTTGTGAgggaagtagtagaagaaggaagcgtggatatgcagaagatccatacgaaAGAAAATATAGCTGATTTTTTGACCAAGTCAGTGAATACTGaaaagtttgagtggtgtagattcTCAAGTGGTCTAGCGGAAACGTAAGCAGTAGGTAATagcaagattgaaaggatgtgtggagatgtgtttgattctcaatcaaatctccaagtgggagaaatgtgtCTGCAGGAACatgtattaaatgcatgttagggttggaaaatttgattttgaaaACGTGTGGTTGGCTACATTTCAGAAGACGGAAGATGGGTTTTACGCGTATAAAACGCGTGTTCACACGGTCAagaggctctataaatagagctcccccttttattctgaaatcatcccttcttcgagttttctctcatcttataagcatttgagtgcttagttctataatatttgtgaggtgtttgttctcctgtattaagagagtgtgtgttctctttggaaacacagtgagtgagttgtacaccacaaaatattatagtggaaatttttttcatcttgcccgtggtttttaccctaataatttttaggggatttccacgtaaatctcggtgtccagtttattctttattttcggcttttatcatctcaaattccgcacgtgggaccaacagtTCCTTACCGTCTTCTCCACTCTCCAGGCTCCAAAATTTCGAAGTTTTCGGAGTCGACCCTTTACAATCACTATGATCAATGATAGGAAGATGATGGCCCACGTTGTGCGTTGATGGAGGAGGGCTCAGTGCTGGTATCATTTGTTCTTGTTGTGGATTCTTGGGTGTGCCGGGGCGCATCTCCCACTCGAAAGGAACCGTAAGGTGAAAAATGAATTAGCCTATTGCATATatcaaattaaatttaaaaattaaaatatataagattatttgataaataatttatttataattgttTTAAGACAATGAAACATATACACACACATgcataaatatatacatatatatatatataaatcatatcaaacattcaatatatTATCTTACCATCGTACTTATCTTTGATTTATCATTACATTATATATCTCATATTTATCAtttgtaccaaactatgcctaaatAAGTGTCACATCAACTACGTAAATAAAGGCGTGCACGGTTGATGGATGATATATCAAAATTGTATGACTGCTAGTTGAAATatgattatatataatatttgtgtATACAAAAAGTTTTTGTACATATGTTAAAATATGAAGATATTATAAAATATCGATACGGATTAGTATAATCTTAGGCTGCAATTTGATATAAGGATTTGatttgagaaatgaatttgaaagtttatttgAAATCATTCTCATTTATCACCATTAGGCATGaactaatttaataaattttggatttgaaattcatccgatctaaataattaaacaattaaacagATGTTAAATTAAAATCCATGATTTCAAATAAATCGATCCAGATCGGTTGAAATTACTTTAATATGTGTAACAAGATATTATATAAGAGAAAGGAGTTCAAAATATTTCTAAATGCATCAACATGGAAAATGTTTCAAATACATCGATCCAAACAGAACAGAGATCGGATGACTATTGGTGATACGGAAATGAATAATTTGACTTTTTTCTTCGTGATGATTTTTTTGATATCAACTGTATTTGTTCGATATGGTATATATATTACGTCATATATAATCATATTTTGTCGCATCTCTTGCATTGCGATCTTATATCCCCATGAATTACATGTTGAATCTTATAGGTTTGTGAAATtatatgatgatgatgattatgatgatgataatgatgatgatgatgagaaaaaaaacaaaaacttgtgtgaaacggtctcacggatcgtattttgtgagacgtatatcttatttgagtcatctatgaaaaagtgttactttttatgctaaaaatattattttttttcgtGAATATCGGTGggattgacccatctcacagataaagattcatgagatcgtctcatgaAAAACATACTATGATGAAAAAAGATGCGAAAAGGGACTAGTTGTAGATGAACGAGTAGATGACAAGATAAAGGCATTTTCCTTGTTCACCAATTACCATATGGTCAAGGTCATGCCTTTTTCATAgggattttatatatatatatatatatatatatatatatatatatatatatatatatatatatatatatatatatatatatatatatatattacatttttttgatatttttaaattatttttaaaaatctagatattttaataaaattaaataaatttaaaaattgtttttaatAGTTGTAATGTGCCATATGATTGTTTAcaaattcaaaaatataaataaagatGGATACATATTTTATTAGGGTATGATAGTcataaataatacataaatttaataaattaggtTTTTTTTTAGTGTTAGAGTTGGTAGAGTGTGTAAATATGAGACCAAATGATCACGAGTTCGATTCCAACATTTTCTGATCAGTTGAGCATGTGATATTGAGCTTACCAAGTGTAGTTTATCCGATTGTCGTGATTTATAAGATATTATGTTAAACTTATCTGTTTATTTAATGCAATTTCTCTCGTCacaaaaaaatttttattttttagaaagacaaaaacttgtgtgagacggtctcatgtaTCGTATTGTGTGAGaaggatattttatttgggtcatccatgaaaaaatattaccttttatgctaagagtattattttttattgtaaatatatgtatggttgacccgttgcacagataaagattcgtgagaccgtctcactagAGATTCTCGTAGAAGATTACTATGAAATCAAAGTAATAAAGTTGTAAGatgaaatataatgaaattGATACTCTGAATAATATTTTCTataagatttttttattattcaattattataaaaaaaatttatttgatttttttatcacttttatatttttttaatgacaGCTAAGTAATGATCATGAAGACATCATATCATGATTTAACATAGATAGtgcatatataaatttatttaatattcaaagtattaataaataaataaataaataaataagcatATGAAATTGTGGGCGTTGAAAATTAGGAGTGACATCTCGTGACGTCACCTAATTTCACTAAACAATTGCATTGAATGTAGAAAAAACTGGATCGCAAATCTTTGTTAATGTCTTTGTGGAAAGTAATTTTgactttattattaaaaaaatgggTGTGAAATGTAATATctgattaattatttttgtttttgtttgtttgaaatattttctatttatcAATTAATATTCATATAATAAAACTATCATCTTTAATTTTGATCAAATAGTACAAAATTTACGTGAGTAATAAATCCATGCCATTATTAGAAAATAGATTAGTTGAAAAATACTGATTGCAGCtattaagaaaaataatttttttggtctAATAATTTATCttattgataagtgcaagaattgcacttaatttatatgttgaactcaattgaattatgttagtttcgaacagaattatgctttatttttgttgtttttgttgtgtGTAGGGGATAACAACTATTGGTTGTTTTGGAGCTAATTAGAGGAAGTTTGGAGCGAGAAAGGGCGAAAAGAAGAGAGCCGCAGCGCCAGAAATCAACGCCGCAGCGCCAGAATTGCCGAGACatcagcgcctaggcgctaaaaGATGAGCGCCGCGGCGCTACTGCAAAGAATTGACGGGCGCCTAGGCGCTACATAactagcgccgcggcgctagcGGCGGCGAGAAGAAACATCATGGGCCTCGACTTGAGGCCCCGTGGCGGACATAAAAGAACTAGAAGAGGTCAGTCTAGGGGATCGCCGTTTTGGTAGAGAAAACACCTCGGAGAACTGGAGAAATCAAGAGACGAAGATCCGGAACGCGAAGATCGATCGcagatacgaagaacgacggatctggacaCAGAGACGacaattcggatttgtcttttatCTTTCGTTTTTATATTTTCGTGTAACTCAATGTCTGAATCTTCAAACATGCATTGTGTTTATTTATATTTCGTCATGAACTAATCTTCcagtctagagaatgacgtagctTTGTGGATACGATAATTTGAATCGGTGTTTTTACATAATTGAATTCTTTCTCGTTTATTTGTGTTTCTTCGTGTTTATTatactgcaatttactggccataaattgtgtgtgattagattaattctacaactcgggagagggaataggattatagatcattagaaacacatcgttaaatgtttatagcgttcggaaggcgtataactttagcgagacttaggtaagaacattgtttgcatctACCTATTAAACTTAGATTCTGATTAGGAATAATAAaatcgaagtttgatcggtacattttattcgtcacttgagaAAGGAGGAATGGAAcaattaagtgttcttggccattaaataattggaattcgAAATTGTAATTGCATCCGAGAATTATTATCGTTGATACtcagtgaaatcatttctctagatactcTCTCTCAGTATATTTTCTCATTCGGTGTTTAATTTAATTGGGTAATCGTAATTGAGTTGTTAGACAATACACAAAACTCATctttattttctaaataaagtttagactattttaattacaagaattgatataaatttagtatacactcctcgtgggatcgacactcgtacttaaaaatacattttactataacttgacgtcgtgcgcttgcgagcaatccaGAAAACACGcgacaagtttttggcgccgttgccggggagagtaaaatttgaatttatattagtattgttaccaattagtctagattttaatttagagctttatttttttatgatttctattgattgagtttttcattttttctgcATGACAGTGTATGCTAAAATCGCACAGCCCTGATTTGCTTATTTTTGATCCggaaatcgaaagaactgcaCGGAGGCTAAGAAAAGCTAGAAGGGAAGAAATCTTAGCGATGGCTGAGAACAGAGAAAATGACAGACATATGCCGCCAGAGGCTATACCGATCAGAGATCACTTCTGACCAGTGATCAATGCACATTATTCTAGCATTGCTCGGGGGACCATAAATGCCAACAATTTCGAGCTGAAGCCTGCCTTGATCAATATGGTTCAACAAAATCAGTTCGCTGGGATTGCTACTtcagatcctcatctacatctcagaacattttTGGAGATTACggacacggtaaaaataaatggtgtttctgatgatattattagattgCGCTTGTTTCCATTTTATCTCAGGGACCAGGcgagaggatggctccaatcactGCCGTTAGGGAGCATCACGACATGGCAAGAGCTGGCGACGAAGttcctttctaaatattttccgcctgcgaagtctgcacaattAAAGATTGAGATCAGCACTTTTAGACAGACAGAGTTCGAGCAGTTGTATGAAGCTTGGGAgcggtataaggagttgttgcGGAGGTGCCCGAATCATGGTTTCGAAGACTGGGTGCAAATTGAGTTGTTTTATAATGGATTGAATGGCCAGACACGGACAACAGTGGATGCAGCGgcaggtggcacgatctttgccaagtcccctgctcaagcctatgacttgcttgagcagatgactattaatagctaccaatggccgtctgagaggtcaggaaTAAAGAAGACTGCTGGAGTATATGCCGTGGATCCAATCACATCACTTACTGCACAGGTTTCGGCATTAACCACACAGATTGCAGCAATGAACAAAGCGGGCCAATCTACGTATGATGTAGCACTGGTGACTGCCGAAGAAGAGCCAGTTGTGGAGGAAGCTCAGTACATCAACAATCGTGGCTTTGGAGgttatcgaggtaaccctccccctaatacttatcatccaggTTTGAGGAATCACGAGAATTTCTCCtatgcaaacaataagaatgtgttgaatcctccaccggggttcaacacatcaaatggggaagggaagccatcatttgaggatttgGTTGGAACTTTCGTTGTTGAATCTGGCAAGAGAATGGCTAGGACCGAGTCTAGGCTCGACAACCTAGAGACACACATGGCGAATATTGGGGCCTCCTTGAAAATCCTGGAGTCACAAGTTGGGCAGATAACAAAGCAACTCGCGTCTCAGCCATCCGGTGCAGTACAAAGGACTGCAGACCCAAATCTAAGAGAGGTGAATGCTGTTTTTATACAACATGAGGAGATTGGAGTggtaagcaaagaagagaaaaagGTTAAACCCACTTTTGTCTAGGATGAAAAGCCAACTCCAATCAAAAGAGTCCGAAGTAAGAAAGGTATGAGTTCTGATTTTGAACAATGCATCgatatttctttacttccctaTCCCCAAAGATTTTTACAATTAAAGGctgaatttcaaaagaaaaaaagtcTTGAGATCACTAACATTCAGTCTGCAGAGCAGGAAGAGTTGGTGGCGTGCCCAAGAAATTTTCCGAAGAAGATGCAAGACCCCGGAGAATTTATCgtaccatgtgaaatagggGGTAAATCAGTGGAAAAAGCTATATGTGACTCAGGAGCGAGCATAAATATAATGCCAAGTTCTTTCTCCGAGAAACTTGGAGTGAGCATGATGAAACCCACAGGACTGAGCTTACAGATGGCAGATAGATCGATCAGGACACCGTTTGGGATTGTGGAAGATGTTGAGCTTCGAATCGATAAATTGAGGCTTCTAGCAGATTTTGTGATACTTGACATGGGGAACAGTCAGAATGTTCGTACCATTTTAGGACGACCAGTCTTAGCTACTGCTGGGGCCATCATCGACTTGAAGCACCGTATATTGACAATGGATGTTGAAGGTCAAAGGGTTGAGATCAAAGCATCCAAAAATTTTCACGACCCACCTTGAATAAACTGTTGATAGTCGGGCTgacgacgttaaaccaagcgcttgttgggaggcaacccaaccaGTATCTCTTTATtgctttcatttttttttattttatttttattttcagtgTTATTTTTGCTTTTACGTTTtctgattttatttaatttggtaTGTGAAGATGTGACATTGATTTATGTGTTTTGATGTAGGTACAATTTGAAATGCGGCAAGGCAAGGACTCAATTTGGACAGAATTTGCGCAAGaaaagcgcctaggcgctataTTACAAGCGCCACAGCTCTGAGTTGCCGAGAAgaaagcgcctaggcgctatgAATTAAGCGCCGCGGCGCAAGCCTTTCGAATTtattagcgcctaggcgctctACAGACAGCGCTGCAGCGCTGAAGGGCCGTGGGTCTAGCGCCGCGGCGCCACTTACGCAGCGCCGCGGCGCTAGTTCGATCTATATGAAAAAAAAAGGGGGCGAGATTTCAATTTTCAGAAACATAAGAACAAAAGCGCCGCGGCCCCTATTCCCTCCACCACCGAAAAAACCGTCTCCCACCCTAAATCTCCCACAAATTCAACCTCTAAACACTACATTACACCACACAACTCAACCTCAATTCACACCCATCTCCAAGTTCTCACTCCTAAACCTAGTTGGCTCAACATTCTTCAAGACAATTTTTCATTGAGCCGAAACCCGGACGGAGTGAAGCATATTTTGAAGCAACACATCATCAGGTAACAGTCTTTGGGATAAGAATTCTTGATTTTAATGCTTGAAATTTGAAAGGATTGAGTTTTGAGTTACGTACGTAAGGTGTTCGATCAATTGTCTCAGTGAGTTTGTTGTTAGGGATTGTTTGATTCGGAGAATTGCTTGTTGGAcggaatcattaattgattgtTTTGTGTTAAGTTTGGGGGTATTGAAGTGTTGACTACTGTTGTAAAGTGAGTTGATATTGAATTGAAATATGGCACCAAAGAAAAAGAGCAAGCGTGGTGAATCTGGCGAGGGCGAGTCGTCGTCCGCTGTTACTTTTGATAGACGACGATTTTGGGATGCAAAGGCCGCCGAGAATTATATGAAGTTGTTAGAGAAAAGCATGCAGAGAGAGAGGGGAATGGAGCAGTCCCACCCAGATATTATTACATTGGTTCGTGCCCGAGAAATGAATTGGGGTGAATTTGTTAAGCCCCCGGCTGATGCTGTGATGTCCCTTGTGAGGgaattttatgaaaatcttAAAGTTAAACATGAGGAGTTGCACGTGAAGATTCGAGGGCGGATGGTTGCCTTCGACAGCATGACGATCAATTCGATATATGGGATGTCAGATTATGAGACTGACGGATACACTTTATTCATGCGAGAGCCTTATCCCTATGAGACGATCATTGACACACTATGTGAGTCGGGCACGGTCTGGAAACTCAATAATCAACGAGCCCCGGACACATTTCCTGCGACGTCATTGAAAAGGGAGCCATATAACTGGTATCACTTTGTGGCTTCGCTTTTGATGCCATCTGGGCATGTGTCTGATGTGACCAAGAAGAAGGCAGCTTTGGTCTACTGTATTATCACCGGCAGGACAGTCGACGCAGGCCGAGTGATCATGACATCGATTTTGCAGGCGGCTAGGGGTACCTCTACTGTTAGCATGCCCCACTCAGCGACTATCACAGATCTCTGCCGTTTAGCAGGTGTTACTTGGGACGACAGTGAGACGTTACTACATCCAAAAGGCGATATAGCACTGTCTAGAGCCCTCCCGAGTGATAGGAGAAGACTAATGGCTAGTCCTGGTCCAGGAGAGGCGTCAGGGAGTGGTGCGCAGCCTCGTTCACGTGCACGTCAGGCGGAGACCGGCGGTACTCAGACCAACAGCCAGCGTCTCGGAGCTATTGAGCGCATGATGCAGCAACAGTGCCGGATTTCCCGTCAGCAGAGGCAGATTGAGCGCGAGCATTGGCGGATGACACGCGAGCACATGGACTACATGCATGATTTTACTCGTGTACTCGCACAGCGCTTCCCTACGACAGATGCCTACGACCAGCCATATCCACAGCCGCCGGCGTTTTCCCACACACCCATTGAGGATGAGTATGGGCAGGATGATGATGAGGAGGAGCCTGAGCTGTCAGGCGAGGACAGCGAGTCCTGATGCTCGCTGTACGAGGTGCGTGGTTCCCTGTTTTTTTTCTTGCATTATTACTGTACATTGGAGACAATGCACGTacttaagtttggggggttgCACTTGACATTTACCCTGATGCGttaattgttttattgttttgctTTTGATTTGAAGTCTCTCGTGTTTTTCTTTGGATTGCATGATTAGTTATTACCTGCACAGTAGCGTCTCGTTTtctcgtaaaaaaaaaaaattaggttaAGTCATGGTGAAGCTATCGTGAGGCCAATAATGAAAATGAATCATTTCATGATTACTTGGAAGTCGCATTGTTTATGCACTGTCATGTTATTGATATCATCGATGTTTAGAGTAAATTTGCATTCCTGTGATGCTGATTAAACGATAGAACTCTGAGTTTAGCAATTCTCGCATGAAGTTGAATGACACTTTTGCAAACACAGAAATGATCTAGGCAGTTTTTCAATGTCTTTGGGCCTTTTTTCTTTGCTCTTTATCCTTTGTTAGCCCATTGTGCCTTGAGTAGAATGAGATGCTTGACTTTTCTTCGTACACCTATATCATATATCTTTTTGATTGAAAACTGCATGTGATTGGTTTATGTGAGTTGATTAATGGATTGATGGAGTCTAGAACTTGcttgaacacttttcgaggcaaaatacggataatatgtgacatatgaatgatttaggcgatctttggaaccGTTGAGCTTTTGAGCCTACCTAATAAAcatgaaatatccctagtgtcccatgttGAGCCTACtgaaaatcaagtggtgtgtgtcaaaGACACACAACTAACCCCCACTTGTATATTTTCTAcatcccacaacaactaccaaatgaagcttatacacttattttcctacctgaatttgagagaaataaattcattggtgttgtaatgattcaaatgctccttgacaaaaaaaaaaaaaaatgaaaaatgaaatgTGTATAAAGGagttagaaagaaaaaaaagaagaaaaaaaaaagatgaaaatgatgaatcaaaagtggtgaAAAAGAAAACATTTGGGAAATAAAGGATACGAATGGGGAAAAACAATAAGGAGATGGTGAATGAAAAGTGAATGA from Primulina eburnea isolate SZY01 chromosome 17, ASM2296580v1, whole genome shotgun sequence carries:
- the LOC140818706 gene encoding uncharacterized protein — encoded protein: MVQQNQFAGIATSDPHLHLRTFLEITDTVKINGVSDDIIRLRLFPFYLRDQARGWLQSLPLGSITTWQELATKFLSKYFPPAKSAQLKIEISTFRQTEFEQLYEAWERYKELLRRCPNHGFEDWVQIELFYNGLNGQTRTTVDAAAGIKKTAGVYAVDPITSLTAQVSALTTQIAAMNKAGQSTYDVALVTAEEEPVVEEAQYINNRGFGGYRGNPPPNTYHPGKPSFEDLVGTFVVESGKRMARTESRLDNLETHMANIGASLKILESQVGQITKQLASQPSGAVQRTADPNLREVNAVFIQHEEIGVVSKEEKKAEFQKKKSLEITNIQSAEQEELVACPRNFPKKMQDPGEFIVPCEIGGKSVEKAICDSGASINIMPSSFSEKLGVSMMKPTGLSLQMADRSIRTPFGIVEDVELRIDKLRLLADFVILDMGNSQNVRTILGRPVLATAGAIIDLKHRILTMDVEGQRVEIKASKNFHDPP